One window from the genome of Cryptomeria japonica chromosome 6, Sugi_1.0, whole genome shotgun sequence encodes:
- the LOC131051080 gene encoding caffeoyl-CoA O-methyltransferase 1, translating to MAENNQGTSQNANVETQKHLLQSDALYQYILETSVYPREPECLKELRDLTAKHPHAIIAIPAHEAQFLMLLLKLINAKKTLEIGVFTGYSLLCTALALPTDGKVIGIDINREPYDLGRPIIESAGIAHKIDFREGPALPILDEFIQHEEMVGCFDFAFVDADKHNALNYHERLLRLVKIGGLICFDNSLWCGTVAGCVATLPEQVINATHYVIELNKALAADKRIEICQLPIGDGLTLCRRIS from the exons ATGGCGGAGAACAATCAAGGAACATCTCAAAATGccaatgtggaaacccaaaaacaTCTCCTGCAAAGTGATGCCCTCTACCAG TATATTCTTGAAACAAGCGTTTATCCCCGTGAACCAGAATGTTTGAAAGAACTCAGAGATCTCACTGCAAAACATCCACA TGCCATTATAGCTATTCCAGCTCACGAAGCTCAATTTTTGATGCTTCTGTTGAAACTAATAAATGCTAAGAAGACTCTAGAGATTGGCGTTTTCACAGGATATTCTCTGCTCTGCACAGCTCTTGCTCTGCCCACTGACGGAAAG GTCATAGGCATCGATATAAACAGAGAACCATATGACTTGGGGAGGCCTATCATTGAGTCAGCAGGAATTGCCCACAAAATTGATTTCAGAGAGGGCCCTGCTTTGCCCATTTTGGATGAATTCATACAACAT GAGGAGATGGTGGGgtgttttgattttgcatttgtagATGCAGACAAACACAACGCTCTGAACTACCATGAACGTCTGCTGAGATTGGTGAAGATTGGAGGACTTATTTGTTTCGACAATTCACTGTGGTGTGGTACTGTTGCTGGGTGTGTTGCAACCCTGCCTGAACAAGTGATAAATGCAACACACTATGTAATTGAGCTGAACAAGGCACTTGCTGCTGACAAACGTATAGAGATTTGCCAGTTGCCTATTGGTGATGGGCTCACCTTATGTAGGCGCATTTCCTAG